A window from Bubalus kerabau isolate K-KA32 ecotype Philippines breed swamp buffalo chromosome 5, PCC_UOA_SB_1v2, whole genome shotgun sequence encodes these proteins:
- the LOC129653659 gene encoding pregnancy-associated glycoprotein 2, giving the protein MKWLVLLGLVALSECIVILPLKKMKTLRETLREKNLLNNFLEEQTYRLSKNDSKITIHPLRNYLDTAYVGNITIGTPPQEFRVVFDTGSANLWVPCITCTSPACYTHNTFNPQKSSSFRDAGSPITIFYGSGIIQGFLGSDTVRIGNLVSPEQSFGLSLVEYGFDSVPFDGILGLAFPSMGIKDTIPIFDNLWSHGAFSEPVFAFYLNTNKPEGSVVMFGGVDHRYYKGELNWIPVSQTSHWQISMNNISMNGNVTACSCGCQALLDTGTSLIYGPTELVTNIHKLMNAKPKDSEYVVSCDAVKTLPPVIFNINGIDYPLPPQAYIIKIQNSCRSVFQGGTENSSLDTWILGDIFLRQYFSVFDRKNKRIGLAPAV; this is encoded by the exons ATGAAGTGGCTTGTGCTCCTCGGGCTGGTGGCCCTCTCAGAGTGCATAGTCAT TTTGCctctaaagaaaatgaagaccTTGCGAGAAACCCTGAGGGAAAAAAACTTGCTGAACAATTTCCTGGAGGAACAAACTTACAGACTGTCCAAGAATGACTCCAAAATAACTATTCACCCGCTGAGGAACTATCTGGAT ACTGCCTATGTGGGTAACATCACCATTGGAACACCCCCTCAGGAGTTCCGGGTCGTCTTTGACACAGGCTCAGCTAACTTGTGGGTGCCTTGCATCACCTGTACCAGTCCAGCCTGTT ATACACACAACACCTTCAATCCTCAAAAGTCTTCAAGCTTCCGGGACGCAGGCTCGCCTATCACCATCTTCTATGGATCTGGGATAATTCAGGGATTTCTTGGCTCTGACACCGTTCGG ATCGGGAACCTTGTTAGCCCTGAACAGTCGTTTGGCCTAAGCCTGGTGGAATACGGGTTTGATTCTGTACCCTTTGATGGCATCCTGGGCTTGGCTTTTCCCTCCATGGGCATCAAAGATACCATCCCCATCTTTGACAACTTGTGGTCACACGGTGCCTTTTCTGAGCCTGTCTTTGCCTTCTACTTGAACAC AAACAAGCCGGAGGGCAGTGTGGTGATGTTTGGTGGGGTGGACCACCGCTACTACAAGGGAGAGCTCAACTGGATACCAGTGTCCCAAACTAGCCATTGGCAGATAAGCATGAACAA CATCAGCATGAACGGGAATGTTACTGCTTGTTCTTGTGGATGTCAGGCCCTTTTGGACACCGGGACATCATTGATCTACGGCCCAACAGAACTGGTCACCAACATCCACAAGCTCATGAACGCCAAGCCCAAGGATTCTGAG TATGTGGTTTCATGTGATGCCGTCAAGACCCTGCCTCCTGTCATCTTCAACATCAATGGCATCGACTATCCACTGCCCCCTCAAGCCTATATCATCAAG ATTCAAAACAGCTGCCGCAGCGTCTTTCAAGGAGGCACAGAAAATAGCTCTCTAGACACCTGGATCCTTGGTGATATCTTCCTGAGGCAGTACTTCTCGGTTTTTGAtcgaaaaaataaaaggattggCCTGGCTCCGGCAGTGTAA